A window of Actinomadura rubteroloni contains these coding sequences:
- a CDS encoding SRPBCC family protein, whose amino-acid sequence MKLDHEFTVPVPVDRAWSVLRDVKGVVPFVPGATLDAVDGDTLTGRLRVKAGSITVTYRGTARVTSADAVERTITVEADGREARGPGTVTATLTARLHDADGGTLVALHTTLNVTGRITELGFDTLTGVGERLVARFARALADDLAARPGPEAVRVPVEEITPKTISETLPEPGVLARPLVPRQRTAGPDDAPPLSLRALPEPVAAPVAAPSIARRAAPAAVAALLAALVTIRLVRRRRA is encoded by the coding sequence ATGAAGCTCGACCACGAATTCACCGTGCCGGTACCGGTGGATCGGGCGTGGTCGGTGCTGCGGGACGTCAAGGGCGTCGTGCCGTTCGTCCCCGGCGCGACCCTCGACGCGGTCGACGGCGACACCCTCACCGGACGGCTCCGCGTCAAGGCCGGGAGCATCACCGTGACCTATCGCGGCACGGCCCGCGTGACCTCCGCGGACGCCGTCGAGCGCACCATCACCGTCGAGGCGGACGGACGCGAGGCGCGCGGCCCCGGAACCGTCACCGCGACCCTCACCGCGCGCCTGCACGACGCGGACGGCGGGACGCTCGTCGCGCTGCACACGACGCTGAACGTCACGGGCCGCATCACCGAGCTGGGCTTCGACACGCTGACGGGGGTGGGCGAACGGCTCGTCGCCCGGTTCGCGCGGGCCCTCGCCGACGACCTGGCCGCCCGTCCCGGCCCGGAGGCCGTCCGGGTGCCGGTCGAGGAGATCACGCCGAAGACGATCAGCGAGACGCTGCCCGAGCCGGGCGTCCTGGCCCGTCCGCTCGTCCCCCGGCAGCGCACGGCGGGCCCGGACGACGCGCCGCCGCTCTCGCTGCGCGCGTTGCCCGAGCCCGTCGCGGCCCCCGTGGCGGCGCCGTCGATCGCCCGCCGCGCCGCGCCGGCCGCCGTGGCCGCGCTGCTCGCCGCGCTGGTGACGATCCGTCTCGTCCGGCGCCGCCGCGCCTGA
- a CDS encoding PadR family transcriptional regulator, which translates to MVDAAMSEPAYFVLAALLDGPLHGYGIIKRAGEQSGGRVRLAVGTLYGALDRMARGGLVAVDREETVQGRPRRYYRLTDDGRNAVTAEAARMEQAAKVVTRRTSFRTVQA; encoded by the coding sequence ATGGTTGACGCTGCGATGAGCGAGCCCGCCTACTTCGTGTTGGCGGCACTCCTCGATGGACCCCTGCACGGGTACGGGATCATCAAACGGGCCGGTGAACAGTCCGGCGGACGGGTCAGGCTCGCCGTGGGCACCCTCTACGGCGCGCTCGACCGCATGGCGCGCGGCGGGCTGGTCGCGGTGGACCGGGAGGAGACGGTCCAGGGCCGTCCCCGCCGCTACTACCGGCTCACCGACGACGGGCGCAACGCCGTGACTGCCGAGGCCGCGCGGATGGAACAGGCCGCCAAGGTCGTCACCCGCCGCACGAGCTTCCGGACGGTGCAGGCATGA
- a CDS encoding class I SAM-dependent methyltransferase: MQTIGTRRIADAADDHWWTRAHRNALLREVRHLTPPGIALDIGAGGGAVSRALMSQSWDVTAVDTSPSAVAHCRAIGVDAYEADARWLPLPSDAFDLVTCFETLSRIEEDDQAAHELTRVLRPGGTALITVPHDMALWSAHDLTLGRVRRYSRDAATLLLTEAGLTVDALINLNTLLRPLIRLTRHRTPGFEHTARHRTTNRLLTLTQSTDRHLQTLPGTTLLLRAHRPT; this comes from the coding sequence GTGCAGACGATCGGAACCCGCCGGATCGCGGACGCGGCGGACGACCACTGGTGGACCCGAGCCCACCGAAACGCCCTCCTACGCGAAGTACGCCACCTCACCCCGCCCGGAATCGCCCTGGACATCGGCGCGGGCGGCGGTGCCGTCTCCCGCGCCCTCATGTCCCAGTCCTGGGACGTCACGGCAGTGGACACCTCCCCGTCCGCCGTGGCCCACTGCCGCGCCATCGGAGTGGACGCCTACGAAGCGGACGCCCGCTGGCTCCCCCTGCCGTCCGACGCCTTCGACCTGGTCACCTGCTTCGAGACCCTGTCCCGCATCGAAGAGGACGACCAGGCCGCACACGAACTGACACGCGTCCTGCGCCCAGGCGGCACAGCGCTGATCACCGTCCCCCACGACATGGCCCTCTGGTCCGCCCACGACCTGACGCTCGGCCGCGTCCGCCGCTACTCCCGCGACGCCGCGACCCTCCTCCTCACCGAAGCCGGCCTGACAGTGGACGCCCTAATCAACCTGAACACCCTGCTACGCCCCTTGATCCGCCTGACCCGCCACCGCACCCCAGGCTTCGAGCACACCGCACGCCACCGCACAACGAACCGCCTACTGACCCTGACCCAATCCACCGACCGCCACCTGCAAACCCTCCCCGGCACAACCCTCTTACTCCGAGCCCACCGCCCCACCTAA
- a CDS encoding GntR family transcriptional regulator: MGSSRYQAIADDLSQRIDAGEWGQGETLPPMEKLATAYGVSRNVVARAIGKLAQDGRVVSVPRRGTVVRPKQRRVVMRTDVVRRNTRHVRDGEEFAAGYSFPAAMGNERWVHHVEPQAGEEPIEDARLAHMLNVPVGQPTVRRLRVTGPEGEPAFQISVTWIHPRVSAQVPEVRDPHGTGPGAWIDAVEAAGHGPLEWLERRRVRMPTAQESKLLLIPADLPVWEIVRTSYSALDEKAVEVTQVVIPGDRVEEVSRLRRDETAAWPPTGTSPDGPPLAP, encoded by the coding sequence GTGGGGTCATCGCGGTATCAGGCGATCGCCGACGATCTCTCCCAGCGCATCGACGCCGGCGAGTGGGGCCAAGGCGAGACGCTGCCGCCGATGGAGAAGCTCGCCACTGCGTACGGCGTGAGCCGCAACGTCGTCGCCCGTGCGATAGGCAAGCTCGCCCAAGACGGCCGCGTCGTGTCGGTGCCGCGCCGGGGGACGGTCGTGCGGCCCAAGCAGCGCCGGGTCGTGATGCGCACGGATGTGGTGCGGCGCAATACCCGCCACGTCCGCGACGGTGAGGAGTTCGCCGCCGGGTACTCGTTCCCGGCCGCGATGGGCAATGAGCGGTGGGTCCATCACGTCGAGCCGCAGGCCGGTGAAGAGCCGATCGAGGACGCGCGGCTGGCGCACATGCTGAACGTCCCGGTGGGGCAGCCGACGGTCCGTCGGCTGCGCGTGACCGGGCCTGAGGGCGAGCCGGCGTTCCAGATCTCGGTGACGTGGATCCATCCGCGCGTGTCCGCGCAGGTGCCCGAGGTGCGGGACCCGCACGGGACCGGGCCGGGGGCGTGGATCGACGCCGTGGAGGCCGCCGGGCACGGGCCGCTGGAGTGGCTGGAGCGCCGTCGCGTCCGCATGCCCACCGCGCAGGAGTCCAAGCTGCTGTTGATCCCGGCCGACCTGCCGGTCTGGGAGATCGTCCGCACCAGTTACAGCGCGCTGGACGAGAAGGCCGTCGAGGTCACCCAGGTCGTCATCCCCGGTGACCGCGTCGAAGAGGTCTCCCGGCTGCGCCGCGACGAGACCGCCGCCTGGCCGCCGACCGGCACCAGCCCCGACGGCCCGCCCCTCGCCCCATGA
- a CDS encoding class I SAM-dependent methyltransferase gives MSTVEIQRVAAADDDHWWYRERRALLMREAGRLVAGRALHIGAARDARVLIDQGWETVVIGTSGADVDAARCDGVDARLGDPEALPLEDGEFGFASALDVLPTAVDDRAVVAELARVLRPGGVAFITVPNDVGPRRPGPRVATRADGRWAPLDPANPLPRRYRRASLAELAEGAGFTIDRVRCWNVLLRPALRRHRARLLDGTTPDLSPRTNRTLRTVSRVERRLPLGALRGDSFLVRLRKPM, from the coding sequence ATGAGCACTGTCGAGATTCAGCGCGTCGCCGCCGCCGACGACGACCACTGGTGGTACCGGGAGCGCCGGGCGCTCCTCATGCGGGAGGCGGGACGGCTCGTCGCCGGTCGCGCCCTGCACATCGGCGCGGCGCGTGACGCCCGCGTCCTCATCGACCAAGGGTGGGAGACTGTCGTCATCGGTACGTCCGGCGCGGACGTGGACGCTGCTCGGTGCGACGGCGTCGACGCCCGGCTCGGCGACCCCGAGGCACTGCCCCTGGAGGACGGCGAGTTCGGCTTCGCCTCCGCGCTGGACGTTCTGCCGACCGCCGTGGACGACCGCGCGGTCGTCGCCGAGCTGGCCCGCGTCCTGCGGCCGGGCGGCGTCGCGTTCATCACCGTCCCCAACGATGTCGGGCCGCGCCGGCCGGGGCCGCGCGTGGCGACGCGCGCGGACGGCCGCTGGGCTCCGCTGGACCCGGCCAACCCGCTGCCGCGCCGCTACCGCCGCGCGTCGCTCGCCGAGCTGGCCGAGGGCGCGGGCTTCACGATCGACCGCGTGCGGTGCTGGAACGTCCTGCTCCGGCCCGCGCTGCGCCGCCACCGTGCACGTCTGCTGGACGGCACCACGCCGGACCTGTCTCCGCGCACCAACCGCACGCTGCGCACCGTGTCGCGGGTCGAGCGACGCCTGCCGCTGGGCGCCCTGCGCGGCGACTCCTTCCTGGTCCGCCTCCGCAAGCCGATGTAG
- a CDS encoding VOC family protein: MRIDGVLAGLAVSDLSRSRRWYETVFDRPADAEPMPGLAEWHTPGGVVQVVADRRRAGGSLVTVRVPDARRALTELAERGGPVGELDDTTSAFVLFASVTDPDGNLITIVQDRAGAER; this comes from the coding sequence ATGCGGATCGACGGCGTGCTGGCAGGTCTCGCGGTATCCGATCTCTCGCGGTCCCGGCGCTGGTACGAGACGGTCTTCGACCGTCCCGCCGACGCCGAGCCGATGCCCGGGCTGGCGGAGTGGCACACCCCCGGAGGCGTCGTCCAGGTCGTGGCCGACCGGCGGCGCGCCGGCGGATCGCTGGTCACCGTCCGGGTTCCCGACGCCCGGCGGGCGCTGACCGAGCTGGCCGAACGCGGCGGGCCCGTGGGCGAGCTGGACGACACCACGTCCGCCTTCGTCCTGTTCGCCTCGGTCACCGATCCCGACGGCAACCTGATCACGATCGTCCAGGACCGTGCGGGCGCGGAGCGCTGA
- a CDS encoding bifunctional glycosyltransferase/CDP-glycerol:glycerophosphate glycerophosphotransferase encodes MSPKLSVVVPVHNVEEHVRACLGSLAGQTLRDLEVIVVDDGSSDGSAAIARRFAAGDDRFRVVHERHQGPGPARNAGIRRATGRYLAFADADDVVPPHAYRRMVGSLERSGSDLATGGVERIDGERAWRSWMHDGVFSRPGAGVRFGERPLLVRDRCVWNKVFRRGFWDDQGLTFPDGLYEDVPVALGAHLAASGIDVLDDVVYRWRKRSGSITEGRFDRDNFAQRVGMALALRERIERGAPDLLPAFDEHSLIDVDVRVLLEGLPRVPDDDRAALVDLGADAVRRTGAAVREKLPALLRLQLHLLEHRRLDDLLEVLAFIRDGGPKSAPVVKRGGLRPRWYAGYPFFDDADRDLPAGLYDVTDELRAVARVDTVTWTDGRLRVEGHAYVDRIGAAAPGDMRLRLWLVAQDKLGLRRVPITRVTRPDVTAASAQAAVSCDGTGFVAEIDPADLKVLGRRRQVDWRLAAEVSARGVRRRAGVQAPRSARHRWPVPVALPDGSRVWALGTGGFRLRVRRPDALVTAHRRAGDALEIEGLLAREPAEGLRLVARAGAGTSVKVPAEVAAQPGGGWSFWARVPLADLAPADAAPVLTWTFTLSGGLALHLDDVAATADACHRISARDRAEAVVTRTRGGELCAVVRQAAPVVTRVAWEEDDRLVLSGTYAGAERPAAFVVRRERSGQQHSVPVEWHGDRFTAVLRPSRMPRFGVELPLGKGRWNVLCALGTDETAVVVARGASSGLPVPRIVGFHEIEPHAAKDDGLQLRVKVGLPVAERGGHAQARLRTADYPRYRTRPLLDLAVFDSFNGRQYSDNPRAIFEELRRSDLGFDSVWVTADGQFPPPDGARTVLSGSREHYEALARARLVVGNWRQPDWFDKREGQTYVQCWHGTPLKKVGYDLRAMPYKRTEGADWMRHDVPQWDLLLAQTPYVVPFLRSAFRYDGPVLDTGHPRNDLLNRPERHAVALRVRERLGIPAGKKVVMYAPTWRDDFHFAIGKRAFQLELDLDRASAALGDDHVLLLRTHYLVTDKPKPGENPFVIDVSDYPDIAELYLVADVLVTDYSSSMFDFAVTGKPMLFYTYDLERYRDHVRGFYFDFAETAPGPLLGTSDEVIDALRDLDAVTRRSAPAYKAFRRRFCPSDDGQAAARVLARVLPDRKEVEIPA; translated from the coding sequence GTGTCCCCGAAACTCAGCGTCGTCGTGCCGGTGCACAATGTCGAGGAGCACGTCCGCGCGTGCCTGGGCTCGCTCGCGGGGCAGACCCTGCGCGACCTGGAGGTCATCGTCGTGGACGACGGCTCGTCCGACGGCTCGGCCGCCATCGCGCGCCGGTTCGCGGCGGGCGACGACCGGTTCCGCGTCGTCCACGAGCGCCACCAGGGCCCCGGCCCCGCGCGCAACGCCGGGATCCGTCGCGCCACCGGCCGCTACCTCGCCTTCGCCGACGCCGACGACGTCGTCCCGCCGCACGCCTACCGGCGCATGGTCGGCTCCCTGGAGCGCAGCGGCTCCGACCTCGCGACCGGCGGGGTCGAGCGGATCGACGGCGAGCGCGCCTGGCGGTCCTGGATGCACGACGGCGTGTTCTCCCGTCCGGGCGCCGGGGTCCGGTTCGGCGAGCGTCCGCTGCTCGTACGGGACCGCTGCGTCTGGAACAAGGTCTTCCGGCGCGGCTTCTGGGACGACCAGGGCCTCACCTTCCCCGACGGGCTCTACGAGGACGTGCCGGTCGCGCTCGGCGCGCACCTGGCCGCGTCCGGCATCGACGTGCTGGACGACGTCGTCTACCGGTGGCGCAAACGGTCCGGCTCGATCACCGAGGGCCGGTTCGACCGCGACAACTTCGCCCAGCGCGTCGGCATGGCCCTCGCGCTGCGGGAGCGCATCGAGCGCGGCGCGCCCGACCTGCTGCCCGCCTTCGACGAGCACTCGCTGATCGACGTGGACGTCCGGGTGCTGCTGGAGGGGCTGCCGCGCGTCCCCGACGACGACCGCGCGGCCCTGGTGGACCTCGGCGCCGACGCCGTCCGGCGCACCGGGGCGGCCGTCCGGGAGAAACTGCCCGCGCTGCTGCGCCTCCAACTCCACCTGCTCGAACACCGCCGCCTGGACGACCTGCTGGAAGTCCTGGCGTTCATCCGAGACGGCGGGCCGAAGAGCGCGCCCGTCGTCAAGCGCGGCGGGCTGCGGCCCCGCTGGTACGCGGGCTACCCGTTCTTCGACGACGCCGATCGCGACCTGCCCGCCGGGCTCTACGACGTCACCGACGAACTGCGCGCCGTCGCCCGCGTCGACACCGTCACCTGGACGGACGGGCGGCTGCGCGTCGAGGGCCACGCCTACGTCGACCGGATCGGCGCGGCGGCCCCCGGCGACATGCGGCTGCGGCTGTGGCTCGTCGCGCAGGACAAGCTCGGGCTGCGGCGCGTCCCGATCACCCGCGTGACCCGGCCCGACGTCACGGCCGCGTCGGCGCAGGCGGCGGTCTCCTGCGACGGGACGGGCTTCGTCGCCGAGATCGACCCGGCCGACCTCAAGGTCCTCGGCCGCCGCCGCCAGGTGGACTGGCGGCTCGCCGCCGAGGTGTCCGCGCGGGGCGTGCGGCGGCGCGCGGGCGTCCAGGCGCCGCGCTCGGCCCGGCACCGCTGGCCCGTCCCGGTCGCCCTGCCGGACGGCTCGCGGGTGTGGGCGCTCGGCACCGGCGGGTTCCGGCTGCGCGTCCGCCGTCCGGACGCGCTGGTCACCGCGCACCGCCGCGCCGGCGACGCGCTGGAGATCGAGGGCCTGCTCGCCCGCGAGCCCGCCGAGGGCCTGCGGCTGGTCGCCCGCGCCGGGGCCGGGACGTCGGTGAAGGTCCCGGCGGAGGTCGCCGCGCAGCCCGGCGGCGGCTGGTCGTTCTGGGCGCGGGTGCCGCTGGCCGACCTCGCGCCCGCCGACGCCGCACCCGTCCTGACCTGGACGTTCACCCTGAGCGGCGGCCTGGCGCTGCATCTGGACGACGTGGCCGCGACCGCCGACGCCTGCCACCGGATCTCCGCCCGCGACCGCGCCGAGGCCGTCGTCACCCGCACCCGGGGCGGCGAGCTGTGCGCGGTGGTCCGGCAGGCCGCGCCCGTGGTCACGCGCGTGGCCTGGGAGGAGGACGACCGGCTCGTCCTGTCCGGGACGTACGCGGGCGCCGAACGTCCGGCCGCGTTCGTCGTGCGGCGCGAACGGTCCGGGCAGCAGCACAGCGTGCCGGTGGAATGGCACGGGGATCGGTTCACGGCGGTGCTGCGTCCGTCGCGGATGCCGCGCTTCGGGGTCGAACTCCCGCTCGGCAAGGGGCGCTGGAACGTCCTGTGCGCGCTCGGCACGGACGAGACGGCGGTCGTGGTGGCGCGCGGTGCGTCGAGCGGGCTGCCCGTGCCGCGCATCGTCGGGTTCCACGAGATCGAACCGCACGCCGCCAAGGACGACGGGCTCCAGCTCCGCGTCAAGGTCGGCCTGCCGGTCGCCGAGCGCGGCGGCCACGCGCAGGCCCGGCTCCGGACGGCCGACTACCCGCGCTACCGCACCCGTCCGCTGCTCGACCTCGCGGTGTTCGACAGCTTCAACGGACGGCAGTACTCCGACAACCCGCGCGCGATCTTCGAGGAGCTGCGCCGGAGCGATCTCGGCTTCGACAGCGTCTGGGTGACGGCGGACGGGCAGTTCCCGCCGCCCGACGGCGCACGGACCGTCCTGTCGGGGAGCCGCGAGCACTACGAGGCGCTGGCGCGGGCCCGGCTCGTCGTCGGCAACTGGCGCCAGCCGGACTGGTTCGACAAGCGCGAGGGCCAGACGTACGTGCAGTGCTGGCACGGGACGCCGCTGAAGAAGGTCGGCTACGACCTGCGCGCGATGCCCTACAAGCGGACCGAGGGCGCGGACTGGATGCGCCACGACGTCCCCCAGTGGGACCTGCTGCTCGCGCAGACCCCGTACGTCGTGCCGTTCCTGCGCAGCGCGTTCCGGTACGACGGCCCGGTTCTCGACACGGGCCATCCCCGCAACGACCTGCTGAACCGTCCGGAGCGGCACGCGGTCGCGCTGCGCGTGCGGGAACGCCTCGGGATCCCGGCCGGCAAGAAGGTGGTGATGTACGCGCCGACGTGGCGCGACGACTTCCACTTCGCGATCGGCAAGCGCGCGTTCCAGCTCGAACTGGACCTCGACCGGGCGTCCGCGGCGCTCGGCGACGACCATGTGCTCCTGCTGCGGACGCACTACCTCGTCACCGACAAGCCGAAGCCGGGCGAGAACCCGTTCGTCATCGACGTGTCGGACTATCCGGACATCGCGGAGCTGTACCTGGTCGCGGACGTGCTCGTGACGGACTACTCGTCCTCGATGTTCGACTTCGCGGTGACGGGCAAGCCGATGCTGTTCTACACCTACGACCTGGAGCGCTACCGGGACCATGTGCGCGGCTTCTACTTCGACTTCGCGGAGACCGCGCCGGGGCCGCTGCTCGGCACGTCCGACGAGGTGATCGACGCGCTCCGGGACCTGGACGCGGTGACCCGCCGCTCCGCCCCGGCCTACAAGGCGTTCCGCCGCCGCTTCTGCCCGTCCGACGACGGCCAGGCCGCCGCCCGCGTCCTCGCCCGCGTCCTTCCCGACCGCAAGGAGGTGGAGATCCCCGCCTGA
- a CDS encoding bifunctional glycosyltransferase/CDP-glycerol:glycerophosphate glycerophosphotransferase produces the protein MSAKLSVVVPTCNVEDYLDACLESLAEQTLRDLEIVIVDDGSLDGSAVIAKQYASRDPRFRIIEQKNQGPGAARNNGIRHATGEYLAFADSDDVVPLNAYSLLVGSLERSGSDLACGNVYRLDGDRAWQSWLHAGVFGKTTRGTHITERPRLVRDRTVWNKVYRRSFWDAHGFTFPDGLYEDAPVAIPAHLAAGKIDVVDEVVYHWRKRSGSITDERYDLENFSQRVRTALHVRDHVAAKAPDLVPDYDEHGLVDVDLRILMEGLPRTADEDRPGLMEVGGAVLDRIGDDVLRRTPALTRLQLHLMKRRMLPELLEVLRFVRVGENKSTGVVKRGGLRPRWYAEYPYFEDAERRIPDSVYDVTDELDAVAALDDVRWSGDRLRIEGHAYIRWAGAATRDDAKIRLWLLADDKIGLKRIPIQRVARPDVTADSGQSAISYEWSGFVGEIDPADLKVFGRRRQVDWRVIAEVSAHGVKHRRALAQSRQARQKWPLQWALPDGLRVQVIPSGGLRLRVRQPGALVTGHRRVGDDVQFEGVLAQPLPGGTKLTASITRMGVKLSAPLETETRPDGTLAFRARLPLARLGDERSFAWTPSVGAAGEIWTLGLSDGTKLLLDGTEGSADARYAVPGRTPAVHFAVTRTRFDHLCGIVRAAVPVVTRVAWADGDRLVLAGDWSGGAERPAELVLRRRRSSQEQRVPITWDGDAFTAELTPSRMPRFGADIPLGRGNWHVLAATGDHEVPVVVARGSIRELPAPRTVRWHDIEIHSGKDDILQLRIRVALAPDERGGYAQKRLQVVDYPRYREQPLLDLAVFDAFSGRQASDNPRGVFDELRRRNTGMDCVWVTVDGQFPPPDGARTILQGSREHYEALARAKLIVGNWRQPDWFRKREGQTYVQCWHGSPLKKVGYDLKEMSYKRTEGADWMETDVPQWDLLVSQSPFVVPFLRSAFRYDGPIIDTGYPRNDLLNRPERHQLALDVRERLGIPAGKKVVMYAPTWRDDFHFAVGKRAFQLEFDIDAATAALGDDHVLLLRTHYLVTDKPKTGENPFVIDVSDYPDIAELYLVTDIFITDYSSSMFDFAVTGKPVLFYTYDLDRYRDHVRGFYFDFDEVAPSPLFRTSEEVIAAVRDIDALVARNADRYRAFQEKFCPHDDGRSGARILDRVLGSE, from the coding sequence ATGTCCGCCAAGCTCAGCGTGGTCGTCCCTACGTGCAACGTCGAGGACTACCTCGACGCGTGCCTGGAGTCGCTCGCGGAGCAGACCCTGCGCGACCTGGAGATCGTCATCGTCGATGACGGCTCGCTGGACGGTTCGGCGGTCATCGCCAAGCAGTACGCCTCCCGGGACCCCCGGTTCCGGATCATCGAGCAGAAGAACCAGGGACCGGGCGCCGCGCGCAACAACGGCATCCGCCACGCGACCGGCGAGTACCTGGCGTTCGCGGACTCCGACGACGTCGTCCCGCTCAACGCCTACAGCCTGCTGGTCGGCTCGCTGGAGCGCAGCGGCTCCGACCTCGCGTGCGGGAACGTCTACCGGCTGGACGGCGACCGTGCCTGGCAGTCGTGGCTGCACGCGGGCGTGTTCGGCAAGACCACGCGCGGGACGCACATCACCGAGCGGCCCCGGCTCGTCCGCGACCGCACCGTGTGGAACAAGGTGTACCGCCGCTCGTTCTGGGACGCGCACGGCTTCACCTTCCCCGACGGCCTGTACGAGGACGCGCCCGTCGCCATCCCCGCCCACCTCGCCGCCGGGAAGATCGACGTCGTGGACGAGGTGGTCTACCACTGGCGCAAGCGCTCGGGTTCCATCACCGACGAGCGCTACGACCTGGAGAACTTCTCCCAGCGCGTGCGGACGGCGCTGCACGTCCGCGACCACGTCGCCGCGAAGGCTCCCGACCTCGTCCCCGACTACGACGAGCACGGGCTCGTGGACGTCGACCTGCGCATCCTGATGGAGGGCCTGCCGCGCACCGCCGACGAGGACCGTCCCGGCCTGATGGAGGTCGGCGGCGCCGTCCTGGACCGGATCGGCGACGACGTCCTGCGCCGCACGCCCGCCCTGACGCGCCTTCAGCTCCACCTGATGAAGCGGCGGATGCTGCCGGAGCTGCTCGAAGTGCTGCGGTTCGTCCGCGTCGGCGAGAACAAGTCCACCGGGGTCGTGAAGCGCGGCGGGCTGCGTCCGCGCTGGTACGCCGAGTACCCGTACTTCGAGGACGCCGAGCGGCGCATTCCGGACTCGGTCTACGACGTCACCGACGAACTCGACGCGGTGGCCGCGCTGGACGACGTCCGCTGGTCCGGCGACCGGCTGCGCATCGAGGGCCACGCCTACATCCGCTGGGCCGGTGCCGCGACGCGCGACGACGCCAAGATCCGGCTCTGGCTGCTCGCCGACGACAAGATCGGGCTGAAGCGGATCCCGATCCAGCGCGTGGCGCGGCCGGACGTCACCGCCGACTCGGGCCAGTCCGCGATCTCCTACGAGTGGTCCGGGTTCGTCGGCGAGATCGACCCGGCCGACCTCAAGGTCTTCGGCCGCCGCCGCCAGGTGGACTGGCGGGTGATCGCCGAGGTGTCGGCGCACGGCGTCAAGCACCGCCGCGCGCTCGCCCAGTCCCGGCAGGCGCGGCAGAAGTGGCCGTTGCAGTGGGCGCTTCCGGACGGCCTTCGCGTGCAGGTGATCCCGTCCGGGGGGCTGCGGCTGCGCGTCCGGCAGCCGGGCGCGCTGGTCACCGGGCACCGCCGCGTCGGCGACGACGTGCAGTTCGAGGGCGTCCTCGCGCAGCCGCTCCCGGGCGGGACGAAGCTGACCGCGTCGATCACCCGGATGGGCGTCAAGCTGTCGGCGCCGCTGGAGACCGAGACCCGTCCGGACGGCACGCTCGCCTTCCGCGCCCGCCTCCCGCTGGCCCGGCTCGGCGACGAGCGGTCGTTCGCGTGGACGCCGAGCGTCGGCGCGGCCGGCGAGATCTGGACGCTCGGGCTCAGCGACGGCACGAAGCTCCTGCTGGACGGCACCGAGGGCAGCGCGGACGCCCGGTACGCCGTGCCCGGACGGACGCCCGCCGTCCATTTCGCGGTGACCCGTACCCGGTTCGACCATCTGTGCGGGATCGTTCGGGCGGCCGTCCCGGTCGTGACGCGCGTCGCGTGGGCCGACGGCGACCGGCTCGTCCTCGCCGGCGACTGGTCCGGCGGCGCCGAGCGGCCGGCCGAGCTGGTGCTGCGCCGCCGCCGGTCGAGCCAGGAGCAGCGCGTGCCGATCACCTGGGACGGCGACGCGTTCACCGCCGAGCTCACGCCGTCGCGGATGCCGCGCTTCGGCGCCGACATCCCGCTCGGGCGCGGGAACTGGCACGTCCTCGCCGCCACCGGCGACCACGAGGTCCCGGTGGTCGTGGCGCGCGGGTCGATCCGCGAGCTGCCCGCGCCGCGCACCGTCCGCTGGCACGACATCGAGATCCACAGCGGCAAGGACGACATCCTCCAACTGCGGATCCGCGTCGCGCTCGCGCCCGACGAACGCGGCGGATACGCGCAGAAGCGTCTCCAGGTCGTCGACTACCCGCGCTACCGGGAGCAGCCGCTGCTCGACCTCGCGGTGTTCGACGCGTTCAGCGGACGGCAGGCGTCGGACAATCCGCGCGGCGTCTTCGACGAACTGCGCCGCCGCAACACCGGAATGGACTGCGTCTGGGTCACCGTGGACGGCCAGTTCCCGCCGCCCGACGGCGCCCGCACCATTCTGCAAGGCAGCCGCGAGCACTATGAGGCGTTGGCGCGTGCCAAGCTCATCGTCGGGAACTGGCGGCAGCCCGACTGGTTCCGCAAGCGCGAGGGCCAGACGTATGTGCAGTGCTGGCACGGGTCGCCGCTGAAGAAGGTCGGCTACGACCTCAAGGAGATGTCGTACAAGCGGACCGAGGGAGCCGACTGGATGGAGACGGACGTCCCCCAGTGGGACCTCCTCGTCTCCCAGTCGCCGTTCGTCGTGCCGTTCCTGCGCAGCGCGTTCCGCTACGACGGGCCGATCATCGACACCGGCTATCCGCGCAACGACCTGCTGAACCGTCCGGAGCGGCACCAGCTCGCGCTGGACGTCCGGGAACGGCTCGGGATTCCGGCCGGCAAGAAGGTCGTGATGTACGCGCCGACGTGGCGCGACGACTTCCACTTCGCGGTCGGCAAGCGCGCTTTCCAGCTCGAATTCGACATCGACGCCGCCACGGCCGCGCTCGGCGACGACCACGTGCTGCTGCTCCGGACGCATTACCTGGTGACCGACAAGCCGAAGACGGGCGAGAACCCGTTCGTCATCGACGTCTCCGATTATCCGGACATCGCCGAGCTGTACCTCGTCACGGACATCTTCATCACCGACTATTCGTCGTCGATGTTCGACTTCGCGGTGACGGGCAAGCCCGTCCTGTTCTACACCTACGACCTGGACCGCTACCGCGACCATGTGCGCGGTTTCTACTTCGACTTCGACGAGGTGGCGCCGTCGCCGCTCTTCCGGACGTCGGAGGAGGTCATCGCCGCCGTCCGGGACATCGACGCGCTCGTCGCCCGCAACGCCGACCGGTACCGGGCCTTCCAGGAGAAGTTCTGCCCGCATGACGACGGACGCTCGGGAGCGCGGATCCTCGACCGGGTGCTCGGGAGCGAGTGA